One genomic segment of Halalkalicoccus jeotgali B3 includes these proteins:
- a CDS encoding agmatinase family protein, with amino-acid sequence MTDEKSGEDIYGDAHKEANEPIFSGIPSFLKLPQADRDELADIGADIGIIGAPLDTATTIRPGTRYGPRAVRAASTVPSPPYQHFNIETGVDPFDNYKVVDTGDATVSPGETRESQLNIEAAVGEIAEQGATPIVIGGDHSISYPDIKGWAEANGYDDIGLIHFDCHADTGDDGLTGFEYDHGAWVKRVYDDGLMAGENYTLIGPRGFWPGPETYEEMREAGMKWYTAMEVAEYDLSEIIADAVKRATDGTDAVWISFDVDVMEPAYCPGTGEPEPGGLVPREAIRMVRDAVTQLDPEHFGFDVVEVAPQYDVSDTNSYNGGITSGFANRLIIEVLGSMTLAEHGLSEGSPIKPKEPLGPQPDLEASADD; translated from the coding sequence ATGACTGATGAGAAATCCGGCGAGGACATCTACGGCGACGCGCACAAGGAAGCGAACGAACCGATCTTCAGCGGAATCCCATCATTCCTGAAACTCCCCCAAGCTGACCGCGACGAACTGGCTGACATTGGGGCGGACATCGGAATCATTGGCGCACCGTTGGACACGGCAACCACCATCCGCCCGGGCACACGCTACGGACCCCGGGCGGTCCGAGCCGCCTCGACGGTCCCCTCACCACCCTATCAGCACTTCAACATCGAGACGGGTGTCGATCCCTTTGACAATTATAAAGTGGTTGATACAGGCGATGCAACGGTTTCTCCGGGGGAGACGAGGGAAAGCCAACTCAACATCGAGGCCGCCGTCGGCGAGATCGCCGAGCAGGGTGCGACGCCGATCGTTATCGGTGGCGATCACTCGATTTCGTATCCCGACATCAAGGGCTGGGCCGAGGCTAACGGCTACGACGACATCGGGCTCATCCATTTTGATTGTCACGCCGACACTGGCGACGACGGGCTCACCGGCTTTGAGTACGATCACGGCGCGTGGGTAAAGCGTGTCTACGACGACGGACTGATGGCCGGCGAGAACTACACGCTGATCGGCCCCCGTGGCTTCTGGCCCGGACCCGAGACCTACGAAGAGATGCGCGAGGCGGGCATGAAGTGGTACACCGCCATGGAGGTCGCCGAGTACGACCTGAGCGAGATTATCGCCGACGCTGTCAAGCGTGCGACCGACGGCACCGACGCAGTGTGGATCTCCTTCGACGTCGACGTCATGGAGCCCGCCTACTGTCCCGGCACCGGCGAGCCTGAACCAGGCGGGCTCGTCCCCCGTGAGGCCATCAGGATGGTTCGAGACGCGGTCACCCAGCTTGATCCCGAGCACTTCGGGTTCGATGTCGTTGAGGTCGCCCCACAGTACGACGTCAGCGACACGAACTCCTATAACGGTGGCATTACCTCTGGGTTCGCGAACCGACTGATTATCGAGGTCCTAGGTAGCATGACGCTCGCCGAACACGGCCTCAGTGAAGGCTCACCGATCAAACCCAAGGAACCGCTCGGTCCCCAACCCGATCTCGAAGCGTCGGCCGACGACTGA
- a CDS encoding CPBP family intramembrane glutamic endopeptidase has product MGLQSYVIDPRGTGDGIWQRLRSDIGLAVGIGIIGGVLIVVLDAVMMPFVAQDLPQSVIGATRPTVLDVFAYVPVRFLYGGITEELMLRFGLMSVLVFVGWRITGTRTDGPQPAVVWAAIVIAAVLFGLGHFPALAQSVDLTPALIVRTVLLNAVAGVLFGWLYWRRSLEAAMVAHASFHVPLIVLSLVQVALF; this is encoded by the coding sequence GTGGGCCTGCAGTCGTACGTCATCGACCCGAGAGGGACTGGCGACGGGATCTGGCAACGTCTCCGGAGCGACATCGGACTGGCCGTTGGAATCGGTATCATCGGGGGTGTCCTAATCGTCGTCCTTGATGCGGTGATGATGCCCTTTGTCGCCCAGGACCTACCCCAATCAGTGATTGGAGCGACGAGGCCGACCGTGCTTGACGTCTTCGCGTACGTACCCGTCCGTTTCCTCTACGGAGGGATCACCGAGGAACTCATGCTTCGGTTCGGACTCATGTCCGTGCTCGTGTTCGTCGGGTGGCGCATTACTGGTACCCGGACGGATGGTCCACAACCGGCCGTCGTCTGGGCTGCAATCGTCATCGCTGCCGTGCTGTTCGGCTTAGGCCACTTCCCCGCACTTGCCCAATCAGTCGATCTCACTCCGGCACTGATCGTGCGGACGGTTCTTTTGAACGCGGTCGCTGGCGTCCTCTTTGGCTGGCTCTATTGGCGGCGTAGCCTTGAGGCCGCGATGGTGGCTCACGCTTCGTTTCACGTTCCGCTCATCGTCCTTTCGCTCGTCCAGGTCGCGCTTTTCTGA
- a CDS encoding penicillin acylase family protein gives MADDNSSHHGEEPDQLGTWPLSRREFGGLTAGALGAIQLSGLAAAATKKAPEQRESASYEVAGLKESAEILVDQWGVPHMYAEDVEDIAFVQGFNAARDRLWQIDLWRRRSSGELSEVFGDEWIEHDRGARLFSYRGDIDEEWEAYGPDAETIATGFANGVNAFIDQTKEDPDLLPVEFQALDYEPRRWKPEDIVRMRVHAITLNVSSEVERAITLREFDEDVERVRQWLNPDDWEIEIPDGLDLELIPEDVLDVFEAATMSHTSVSFDEDYIRNPEVLDDLSVLTNGDGSSGKETSDKSDWADEKEEIPSASNNWVVGPELTETGRPILANDPHRAHNVPSLRYIAHISSPEFDVIGAGEPGLPGISIGHNGNTAFGLTIFYIDQQDLYVYETNPDDPNEYRYEDDWESMEVETETFEIRDGDDQEVELKFTQHGPVIYEDPDENIAFAVRTVWTDPGTTAYFGGIGYMRAENIDEFQDAMEGELTPGMQGWGAPPENQVAADTDGNIGWFPGGRTPVRPNWDGLLPVPGDGRYEWDGYQHQSNLPREVNPDRGWIATANHFNLPDDYPVDDPPIGFEWVAPYRYQRIAEVLSEFDEENKHSLQDSTDLQTDFLSIPIRIITEALAETDPDEDRLVEARDWLTAWDAVLDADSGEAALAEVWFEKHLQEAVTIELVGKEAFDHIGTGDVRVLLEAIEEPEQRFGNDPVATRDELLLSTLADALDEVEELLGENRDEWAWGDLKKAFFEHAMSSGVDEEAAESLNVGPEPMGGSGYTVWNANYNDDFQLTSGASWRMVIDVGGWDNSLAMSVPGQSGDPESPFYDNLLEMFVNGEYFPLLYTREAIQDACTKKIELAPQATDD, from the coding sequence ATGGCAGATGATAACTCATCCCATCACGGAGAAGAACCAGATCAACTCGGCACGTGGCCACTCTCACGGCGTGAATTCGGCGGACTTACCGCCGGTGCTCTTGGCGCAATCCAACTTAGTGGGCTCGCCGCTGCTGCCACCAAAAAAGCGCCAGAACAACGAGAATCAGCCTCATATGAAGTCGCGGGATTAAAAGAATCCGCGGAGATCCTCGTCGACCAGTGGGGCGTTCCCCACATGTACGCTGAGGATGTAGAGGATATCGCGTTTGTACAGGGATTCAACGCTGCACGTGATCGCCTCTGGCAGATTGATCTTTGGCGTCGGCGTTCGTCGGGCGAACTATCGGAGGTATTCGGTGATGAATGGATCGAACACGACCGTGGTGCGCGCCTCTTCAGTTATCGCGGCGATATCGATGAGGAGTGGGAGGCCTATGGACCCGATGCAGAAACGATCGCTACTGGGTTTGCCAACGGCGTTAACGCGTTTATCGATCAAACCAAAGAAGATCCTGATTTGTTACCGGTCGAGTTTCAAGCACTCGATTACGAACCACGGCGCTGGAAACCAGAAGACATCGTTCGAATGCGCGTCCATGCAATCACGCTCAACGTTTCGAGTGAAGTTGAGCGAGCGATCACGCTCCGAGAATTCGACGAGGATGTTGAACGGGTCCGCCAGTGGCTCAATCCCGACGACTGGGAAATCGAAATCCCGGATGGACTTGATCTTGAGCTGATCCCCGAAGACGTTCTTGATGTCTTCGAGGCGGCAACCATGTCACATACGAGTGTTTCGTTCGACGAGGACTACATTCGTAATCCCGAGGTACTTGATGATCTCTCGGTCCTCACGAACGGTGACGGTTCTAGTGGCAAAGAAACGTCTGATAAATCGGATTGGGCAGACGAGAAAGAGGAGATACCATCTGCAAGTAATAACTGGGTAGTCGGACCTGAACTCACCGAAACAGGGCGACCGATTCTCGCGAATGACCCCCATCGCGCTCATAACGTCCCATCACTACGATATATTGCGCACATCAGTTCTCCTGAATTTGACGTCATTGGAGCGGGCGAGCCGGGACTTCCGGGGATTTCGATCGGGCACAATGGAAATACAGCGTTCGGACTCACGATCTTCTATATCGACCAACAAGATCTGTATGTCTATGAGACGAACCCGGATGATCCAAACGAGTACCGCTACGAGGACGATTGGGAGTCTATGGAGGTGGAAACGGAAACCTTCGAGATTAGAGACGGCGATGATCAGGAAGTCGAATTAAAATTCACTCAACATGGACCAGTGATTTATGAGGATCCCGACGAGAACATCGCATTCGCCGTTCGGACTGTCTGGACCGATCCCGGAACGACGGCCTACTTTGGCGGAATCGGATATATGCGTGCTGAGAATATCGACGAATTCCAAGACGCGATGGAGGGTGAACTCACACCGGGCATGCAGGGGTGGGGTGCGCCGCCGGAGAACCAGGTCGCTGCCGACACGGACGGAAACATCGGATGGTTCCCCGGTGGGAGAACACCCGTTCGACCCAACTGGGACGGGTTACTTCCAGTCCCCGGGGACGGTCGCTATGAGTGGGATGGATATCAACATCAGTCTAATCTACCACGGGAGGTTAATCCCGATCGAGGCTGGATCGCGACGGCTAACCACTTCAATCTCCCTGATGACTATCCGGTAGACGATCCGCCAATCGGCTTTGAGTGGGTAGCACCATATCGGTACCAGCGAATCGCAGAAGTTCTCAGCGAATTTGATGAGGAGAATAAACACTCACTTCAGGATTCCACTGACCTTCAGACGGACTTCCTCTCAATCCCTATTCGGATTATTACCGAAGCGCTTGCTGAAACCGACCCAGATGAGGATCGGTTGGTCGAAGCTCGCGACTGGCTTACAGCGTGGGATGCTGTTCTTGATGCTGATTCGGGCGAGGCAGCCTTGGCAGAAGTCTGGTTCGAGAAGCACCTCCAAGAAGCAGTGACCATTGAACTTGTCGGGAAAGAGGCGTTTGATCACATTGGGACGGGTGATGTCCGCGTCCTTCTTGAGGCAATTGAGGAGCCCGAGCAACGCTTCGGCAATGATCCAGTTGCCACTCGTGATGAGCTGTTACTTTCGACACTTGCTGATGCACTTGATGAGGTTGAGGAGTTACTTGGCGAGAATCGAGATGAGTGGGCATGGGGTGACTTGAAGAAGGCGTTCTTCGAGCATGCAATGTCGTCTGGTGTCGATGAAGAGGCTGCCGAATCGCTAAACGTTGGACCAGAGCCAATGGGAGGAAGCGGGTACACCGTATGGAACGCCAACTACAACGATGACTTCCAATTGACCTCTGGCGCATCGTGGCGGATGGTTATCGATGTTGGCGGATGGGATAATTCACTGGCAATGAGTGTGCCCGGTCAATCTGGTGATCCCGAAAGCCCGTTCTACGACAACCTACTCGAAATGTTCGTCAACGGTGAGTACTTCCCACTACTCTATACCCGTGAGGCTATTCAAGACGCTTGTACGAAGAAGATCGAACTCGCCCCACAAGCCACGGATGATTAA